In Bradysia coprophila strain Holo2 chromosome X unlocalized genomic scaffold, BU_Bcop_v1 contig_526, whole genome shotgun sequence, one DNA window encodes the following:
- the LOC119070164 gene encoding uncharacterized protein LOC119070164 gives MSQETINLNIGSIIPMDLKDGQNGKLIEGLLQFEDIYLTESEDFWQEQELDSAKLLFEDYVPLASSAFVTEGQLHKVVLLNAPTGRTSAAPRRICMETSFPTVNVSYRSDCVELLPSIGCGDPPTFEGSLTSVVVGSRPVFQQSASSEVVHDEICQDTSVLRSSDMIPVQPKSTAVIETAREMKEGTVVQNGPKDTRFTVGELSLKEKPKRSCDNTNMFVRNSTDKTTKKLCCPYCLKRFSKVSRHLETMHAEEEDIKKLLRFPQRSKERRLIQDSLRKIGTYLWNADASINKNELIPSRRPSGNSVHQAFLWTTCVFCFGPYTKKNLRHHVAECPANTQSNRIKDQRILIKLAAIAEARIHDLASDRLVKVMGIMREDEVVRLVRFDWLLIVFGNKMCCKYTPHYQENMIRARLRLTGRVLIEIRKINPTIKDFASIYHVEQYNALVAAIRNVARFDPHTSEFGAPAMASFAVTFVKAIGKYLSAEYIRLRDRENKIETEDFLAYMDTDIDISINRLVAETQAKMRRMKQQNIPTMEDVKKLITYINSERNASFRELSKTFTYEKWLKLAEMTMAWIIVFNRRRIGEVQNILVQEFLLRECVDDDSNQQMLATLSPQAKLVARKFKRMKIRGKKGRTVPALLKPSIDAGIQLLINTREMAGICTTNNFLFELPSSSHHRIRVIDACQLLRKISVSCGASNPSSLRGTNLRKHMATTCVSLELNDALVAEVAKFLGHDEKIHRDTYRQNTIDREVVQMAELLEKASGKFDEFSDDEEDEFGNGGYVNMNMANSGKTNDLTETQNRTETDGRSGTDGRSGMNDLTGTDDRTVTDDCTGTDDRTETIDTEMTVDGMELNEMELDEMELSSSNRIGKVAVGAEKRKCTRIRWSQEEISCVHQAFADHFKKGTLPVEGEIERQKRIDPVLQSRPWQQIKAYVNNQQRKQKKIAKK, from the exons ATGTCACAAGAAACGATAAACTTAAACATTGGATCCATTATTCCAATGGATCTCAAAGATGGGCAAAATGGAAAACTGATCGAAGGCCTGCTTCAATTTGAAGATATCTATCTGACTGAGTCAGAAGATTTTTGGCAGGAACAAGAGCTGGACAGCGCTAAGCTGCTCTTTGAGGATTACGTGCCGTTGGCGTCATCTGCTTTCGTCACTGAAGGACAACTCCATAAAGTTGTGTTACTAAATGCACCGACCGGACGAACTTCCGCCGCACCAAGGCGCATCTGTATGGAAACATCGTTTCCAACTGTTAACGTCAGCTATCGATCCGACTGTGTTGAGTTGTTACCATCAATTGGTTGCGGTGACCCACCAACTTTTGAGGGATCGTTAACATCTGTTGTCGTCGGCAGCCGTCCGGTCTTTCAGCAATCTGCATCTTCCGAAGTCGTTCATGATGAAATCTGTCAAGATACATCCGTCCTTAGATCGTCTGACATGATTCCAGTGCAGCCAAAATCAACTGCTGTGATCGAAACTGCAAG AGAAATGAAAGAAGGGACTGTTGTACAAAATGGTCCTAAAGATACGCGATTCACAGTGGGCGAATTG TCACTAAAAGAAAAACCGAAACGTTCGTGTGACAATACGAATATGTTCGTCCGCAATTCTACCGATAAAACAACCAAGAAGCTGTGCTGCCCTTATTGTCTAAAGCGGTTTTCAAAAGTATCCAGACATTTGGAGACAATGCACGCAGAGGAAGAggacataaaaaaattgcttcgCTTTCCGCAAA GATCAAAAGAGAGACGCCTCATACAAGACTCCTTGCGAAAAATCGGAACGTATTTATGGAATGCAGATGCTAGTATTAACAAAAACGAGTTAATACCAAGTCGCAGACCAAGCGGAAACTCAGTACATCAGGCTTTCTTGTGGACAACATGTGTATTCTGCTTTGGTCcctatacgaaaaaaaatttacgtcaCCACGTTGCTGAATGTCCAGCTAACACGCAGTCGAACCGAATTAAAGACCAGCGAATCTTGATTAAATTGGCTGCAATCGCTGAAGCACGCATTCACGACCTCGCAAGTGATCGATTAGTTAAGGTGATGGGAATCATGCGCGAAGACGAAGTCGTTCGTCTTGTCCGATTCGACTGgcttttgattgtttttggaaacaaaatgTGTTGCAAGTACACGCCCCATTACCAAGAAAATATGATACGAGCGCGACTACGATTGACTGGAAGAGTTTTAatcgaaataagaaaaataaatcccACAATCAAAGACTTCGCATCAATTTATCACGTTGAACAATACAACGCTTTGGTTGCCGCAATCCGGAACGTAGCTCGATTCGATCCACACACAAGCGAATTTGGTGCGCCAGCGATGGCATCATTTGCGGTCACTTTCGTTAAAGCCATTGGAAAGTACCTCAGCGCTGAGTATATTCGTTTGAGAGAtcgcgaaaataaaattgaaaccgAAGACTTCCTAGCTTATATGGATACCGACATCGATATATCTATCAATAGGCTTGTCGCTGAAACGCAAGCAAAAATGCGCCGcatgaaacaacaaaacattccCACAATGGAAGATGTGAAGAAATTGATCACTTACATCAATTCTGAGAGAAACGCCAGTTTTCGTGAGCTATCGAAAACATTCACCTacgaaaaatggttaaaattaGCAGAAATGACCATGGCATGGATAATCGTGTTTAACAGGCGTCGCATTGGTGAAGTGCAGAACATTCTTGTACAAGAATTTCTTCTACGCGAATGTGTCGACGATGATTCTAACCAGCAAATGTTGGCAACGTTGTCGCCACAAGCCAAATTGGTGGCACGTAAATTTAAACGAATGAAGATTCGCGGTAAAAAAGGACGAACCGTACCAGCGTTACTCAAACCGTCGATTGATGCAGGCATCCAACTACTCATAAATACTCGAGAAATGGCTGGTATATGTACCACGAATAACTTTCTGTTCGAACTGCCATCGTCGTCACATCATCGAATTAGAGTCATCGATGCATGCCAATTGTTACGTAAGATTTCCGTTTCATGTGGCGCAAGCAATCCGTCCAGCCTTCGTGGAACGAATCTACGTAAGCACATGGCGACCACATGCGTATCATTGGAGCTCAATGATGCCTTAGTGGCGGAAGTTGCAAAGTTTTTGGGCCACGACGAAAAAATACATCGAGACACTTATCGTCAAAATACCATCGACCGCGAAGTGGTGCAAATGGCTGAGCTGCTCGAAAAGGCGTCAGGAAAGTTCGATGAATTCAGCGATGATGAGGAAGATGAATTTGGTAATGGTGGATATGTAAATATGAACATGGCAAACAGTGGCAAAACGAACGATCTCACCGAAACACAGAATCGCACTGAAACGGACGGTCGCAGTGGAACGGACGGTCGCAGTGGAATGAACGATCTCACTGGAACGGACGATCGCACTGTAACGGACGATTGCACTGGTACGGACGATCGCACTGAAACGATCGACACCGAAATGACTGTTGATGGTATGGAACTGAATGAAATGGAACTGGATGAGATGGAATTAAGCTCGTCAAATAGAATCGGAAAGGTTGCTGTTGGAGCTGAGAAGA GAAAATGTACGAGAATTCGTTGGAGCCAAGAAGAAATATCTTGCGTGCACCAGGCTTTCGCGGACCATTTCAAGAAAGGTACATTGCCAGTGGAAGGTGAAATCGAAAGACAGAAACGAATTGATCCAGTATTGCAGTCGCGTCCTTGGCAACAAATTAAGGCATACGTAAACAACCAACAAcgaaagcagaaaaaaatcgcaaagaaatga